The bacterium sequence CGCTCACGCTCGAGATCCATGTTGTCGAGGAACTGGTCCTTCTTCTCACGCTCGGTGATCGACTGGGTCGCATCGAGGAGCCGATCGGCCAACGTGCTCTTGCCGTGGTCGATATGCGCGATGATGCAGAAGTTGCGGATGCGCGATTGATCGACGCTCATCGCGGGTTCTCTTCTCTCGGATCGGGCGCCGCCAGCGGATCGGACGCCGCCAGCGGATCAACGGGTGAGACGACGGGTTCGTACGGGCAGTCGTCGCTGGCAAGATAGCGGGTGAGCGCGTCCTTCCACGGCGGCATCGCGATTCCCTTCGATTCGGCCCAGCTGCAGTCGAGGACCGAGAAGAGCGGGCGCTTCGCCGCCGTCTCGAAGGCCGACGAGGGCACGGGATCGATCGCGACGTCTTCGAAGCCCGCCCGATCGAGGATCTCGCGGGCGAAGGCGTACCAGGTGGTCTCGCCGCCGTTGCGAAGGTGGAGGAGACCGCCCCCCCACTGATCTTCGTCCTGGCGGGCGATCGCCAGGAGGGCGAAGGCGAGATCCGCCGCGAAGGTCGGCGCGCCGTGCTGGTCGTCGACGACGGAGAGCGGCCCATCGGCCTCGCCGGTCCGACGCTTCCGGGCCTGGTCCAGGATCGCGAGCGGAAAGTTCCGCCCGGGCCCGAAGACCCAGCTCGTGCGCACGATCAGCGCGTCGGGCTGGTGGCCGAGTACGGCGATCTCTCCGGCCCGCTTGCTCGCGCCGTAGACGGTTCGCGGATCGGTGGGGTCGCCTTCCTTGTACGGGATCGTGCCCTCCCCGGCGAAGACGTAGTCCGTCGAGACGTGAATGAAGCGAATGCCTCGCTCCACGAGCTGGCGTGCCCATTCCCCGGGCGCGAGGGCGTTGACCTGGTAGGCGAGCGCCTGCTCGGACTCACAGAGGTCGACCTTCGTGAACGCCGCCGCGTTGATCACGACCTCGGGGAGCGCGTCGCCGGCCTCCTCGAGGACGCGCGCGATGCCAGCGGCGAGCCCACTCTCGTCGGAGAGATCGAGCGCCTCCCGCCTGAGCGCGAAGGAGCAGGCGAGGTCCGGCGCCGACTCGATCTGCCGGACGAGGCAGCGACCCAATTGCCCGCCGGCACCGAGGACCCCGATCCGGCGCGGCGCCTTCAGTGTCTGCTCGCTCCCCGAGTCTGCCATCAGCCCGAGCGTCCCTC is a genomic window containing:
- the rfbD gene encoding dTDP-4-dehydrorhamnose reductase — encoded protein: MADSGSEQTLKAPRRIGVLGAGGQLGRCLVRQIESAPDLACSFALRREALDLSDESGLAAGIARVLEEAGDALPEVVINAAAFTKVDLCESEQALAYQVNALAPGEWARQLVERGIRFIHVSTDYVFAGEGTIPYKEGDPTDPRTVYGASKRAGEIAVLGHQPDALIVRTSWVFGPGRNFPLAILDQARKRRTGEADGPLSVVDDQHGAPTFAADLAFALLAIARQDEDQWGGGLLHLRNGGETTWYAFAREILDRAGFEDVAIDPVPSSAFETAAKRPLFSVLDCSWAESKGIAMPPWKDALTRYLASDDCPYEPVVSPVDPLAASDPLAAPDPREENPR